Proteins encoded together in one Erinaceus europaeus chromosome 11, mEriEur2.1, whole genome shotgun sequence window:
- the RABGGTB gene encoding geranylgeranyl transferase type-2 subunit beta isoform X1 has protein sequence MGTPQKDVTIKSDAPDTLLLEKHADYIASYGSKKDDYEYCMSEYLRMSGVYWGLTVMDLMGHLHRMNREEILSFIKSCQHECGGISASIGHDPHLLYTLSAIQILTLYDSVNAIDVDKVVEYVQSLQKEDGSFAGDTWGEIDTRFSFCAVATLALLIYCCTGFLAITNQLHQVNSDLLGWWLCERQLPSGGLNGRPEKLPDVCYSWWVLASLKIIGRLHWIDREKLRAFILACQDEETGGFADRPGDMASIFLIDFVTSRSAISSKFPDRVHREALRHTRSQALLLPCTT, from the exons ATG GGCACACCTCAGAAGGATGTTACTATCAAGTCAGATgcacctgacaccttactgctgGAGAAGCATGCAGACTATATTGCTTCTTATGGCtccaagaaggatgactat gaatattGCATGTCAGAATATTTGAGAATGAGTGGTGTCTATTGGGGTCTGACAGTAATGGATCTCATGGGACACCTCCATCGCATGAATAGAGAAGAAATTCTGTCGTTTATTAAGTCCTGTCAACATGAATGTGGTGGAATAAGTGCTAGTATTGGGCATGACCCTCATCTTTTGTACACTCTCAGTGCTATTCAG ATTCTTACTCTGTATGATAGTGTTAATGCCATTGATGTAGACAAAGTTGTGGAATATGTTCAGAGTCTACAGAAAGAAGATGGCTCTTTTGCTGGAGATACTTGGG GAGAAATTGATACAAGATTCTCTTTCTGTGCTGTGGCAACTTTGGCTCTCCTG ATCTATTGTTGCACAGGATTCCTGGCTATTACTAATCAGTTGCATCAAGTAAATTCGGATTTACTTGGTTGGTGGCTTTGTGAAAGACAGTTACCATCTGGAGGACTCAATGGAAGGCCAGAGAAG TTACCAGATGTGTGCTACTCGTGGTGGGTGTTGGCATCCCTAAAGATAATTGGAAGGCTTCACTGGATTGACAGAGAAAAACTGCGTGCTTTCATTTTAGCTTGTCAAGATGAAGAGACAGGAGGATTTGCAGACAGACCAGGAGATATGGCAAGTATTTTTCTGATAGATTTTGTTACCAGTAGGAGTGCCATTTCCAGTAAATTTCCAGATAGGGTCCACAGAGAAGCCCTTAGGCACACGAGGTCTCAAGCTTTATTGCTGCCCTGCACCACCtag
- the RABGGTB gene encoding geranylgeranyl transferase type-2 subunit beta isoform X3, which translates to MGTPQKDVTIKSDAPDTLLLEKHADYIASYGSKKDDYEYCMSEYLRMSGVYWGLTVMDLMGHLHRMNREEILSFIKSCQHECGGISASIGHDPHLLYTLSAIQILTLYDSVNAIDVDKVVEYVQSLQKEDGSFAGDTWGEIDTRFSFCAVATLALLGKLDAINVEKAIEFVLSCMNFDGGFGCRPGSESHAGQIYCCTGFLAITNQLHQVNSDLLGWWLCERQLPSGGLNGRPEKLPDVCYSWWVLASLKIIGRLHWIDREKLRAFILACQDEETGGFADRPGDMVDPFHTLFGIAGLSLLGEEQIKPVSPVFCMPEEVLQRMNVLPELVS; encoded by the exons ATG GGCACACCTCAGAAGGATGTTACTATCAAGTCAGATgcacctgacaccttactgctgGAGAAGCATGCAGACTATATTGCTTCTTATGGCtccaagaaggatgactat gaatattGCATGTCAGAATATTTGAGAATGAGTGGTGTCTATTGGGGTCTGACAGTAATGGATCTCATGGGACACCTCCATCGCATGAATAGAGAAGAAATTCTGTCGTTTATTAAGTCCTGTCAACATGAATGTGGTGGAATAAGTGCTAGTATTGGGCATGACCCTCATCTTTTGTACACTCTCAGTGCTATTCAG ATTCTTACTCTGTATGATAGTGTTAATGCCATTGATGTAGACAAAGTTGTGGAATATGTTCAGAGTCTACAGAAAGAAGATGGCTCTTTTGCTGGAGATACTTGGG GAGAAATTGATACAAGATTCTCTTTCTGTGCTGTGGCAACTTTGGCTCTCCTG GGGAAACTTGATGCTATTAATGTGGAAAAGGCAATTGAATTTGTTTTATCCTGTATGAACTTTGATGGTGGATTTGGTTGCAGGCCAGGTTCTGAATCCCATGCTGGGCAG ATCTATTGTTGCACAGGATTCCTGGCTATTACTAATCAGTTGCATCAAGTAAATTCGGATTTACTTGGTTGGTGGCTTTGTGAAAGACAGTTACCATCTGGAGGACTCAATGGAAGGCCAGAGAAG TTACCAGATGTGTGCTACTCGTGGTGGGTGTTGGCATCCCTAAAGATAATTGGAAGGCTTCACTGGATTGACAGAGAAAAACTGCGTGCTTTCATTTTAGCTTGTCAAGATGAAGAGACAGGAGGATTTGCAGACAGACCAGGAGATATG GTGGATCCTTTTCATACTTTATTTGGAATTGCTGGATTGTCACTTTTGGGAGAAGAACAAATCAAGCCTGTTAGTCCTGTTTTTTGCATGCCAGAAGAAGTACTTCAGAGAATGAATGTTCTGCCTGAACTAGTGAGTTAG
- the RABGGTB gene encoding geranylgeranyl transferase type-2 subunit beta isoform X2, producing the protein MSEYLRMSGVYWGLTVMDLMGHLHRMNREEILSFIKSCQHECGGISASIGHDPHLLYTLSAIQILTLYDSVNAIDVDKVVEYVQSLQKEDGSFAGDTWGEIDTRFSFCAVATLALLGKLDAINVEKAIEFVLSCMNFDGGFGCRPGSESHAGQIYCCTGFLAITNQLHQVNSDLLGWWLCERQLPSGGLNGRPEKLPDVCYSWWVLASLKIIGRLHWIDREKLRAFILACQDEETGGFADRPGDMASIFLIDFVTSRSAISSKFPDRVHREALRHTRSQALLLPCTT; encoded by the exons ATGTCAGAATATTTGAGAATGAGTGGTGTCTATTGGGGTCTGACAGTAATGGATCTCATGGGACACCTCCATCGCATGAATAGAGAAGAAATTCTGTCGTTTATTAAGTCCTGTCAACATGAATGTGGTGGAATAAGTGCTAGTATTGGGCATGACCCTCATCTTTTGTACACTCTCAGTGCTATTCAG ATTCTTACTCTGTATGATAGTGTTAATGCCATTGATGTAGACAAAGTTGTGGAATATGTTCAGAGTCTACAGAAAGAAGATGGCTCTTTTGCTGGAGATACTTGGG GAGAAATTGATACAAGATTCTCTTTCTGTGCTGTGGCAACTTTGGCTCTCCTG GGGAAACTTGATGCTATTAATGTGGAAAAGGCAATTGAATTTGTTTTATCCTGTATGAACTTTGATGGTGGATTTGGTTGCAGGCCAGGTTCTGAATCCCATGCTGGGCAG ATCTATTGTTGCACAGGATTCCTGGCTATTACTAATCAGTTGCATCAAGTAAATTCGGATTTACTTGGTTGGTGGCTTTGTGAAAGACAGTTACCATCTGGAGGACTCAATGGAAGGCCAGAGAAG TTACCAGATGTGTGCTACTCGTGGTGGGTGTTGGCATCCCTAAAGATAATTGGAAGGCTTCACTGGATTGACAGAGAAAAACTGCGTGCTTTCATTTTAGCTTGTCAAGATGAAGAGACAGGAGGATTTGCAGACAGACCAGGAGATATGGCAAGTATTTTTCTGATAGATTTTGTTACCAGTAGGAGTGCCATTTCCAGTAAATTTCCAGATAGGGTCCACAGAGAAGCCCTTAGGCACACGAGGTCTCAAGCTTTATTGCTGCCCTGCACCACCtag